Proteins from a genomic interval of Musa acuminata AAA Group cultivar baxijiao chromosome BXJ1-9, Cavendish_Baxijiao_AAA, whole genome shotgun sequence:
- the LOC135593863 gene encoding uncharacterized protein LOC135593863 has product MDWYSWLSESSLDPGLVSEYALLFSNNELVEDDIAHFNHEFLLSMGVSIGKHRLEILKLAKKGMYRSPRSVARLLAAISMTRSYIAKYVRSLVRRNSSAIVVVPRPSYNGGAAPRGNMLKRNKKLVKSKQRELLLTDGGVKVSSPVRVSRSASPMIDRYKEGAEEIRWDSMFQDLKPT; this is encoded by the coding sequence ATGGACTGGTACTCCTGGCTGTCCGAATCTAGCCTCGATCCGGGACTCGTCTCCGAGTACGCTCTTCTCTTCTCCAACAACGAGCTCGTTGAGGATGACATCGCCCACTTCAATCACGAGTTTTTGCTGAGCATGGGCGTCTCCATCGGCAAGCACCGGCTTGAGATACTCAAGCTAGCCAAGAAGGGCATGTACAGGTCGCCGCGCTCGGTGGCGAGGCTCCTCGCTGCCATCAGCATGACCAGGAGCTACATAGCCAAGTACGTCCGCTCCCTCGTTCGGCGGAACAGTTCCGCGATCGTCGTCGTCCCCAGGCCTTCGTACAACGGCGGAGCGGCGCCCAGGGGGAACATGTTGAAGAGGAACAAGAAGCTGGTAAAAAGCAAGCAAAGAGAACTGCTGCTAACTGACGGTGGCGTAAAGGTGTCTTCTCCGGTGAGGGTATCACGTAGCGCGAGTCCAATGATCGACAGGTACAAGGAGGGCGCTGAGGAGATCAGGTGGGACTCCATGTTTCAGGACCTGAAGCCCACTTGA